From the genome of Methanoregula boonei 6A8:
TGCGGGCCGGTTGATAAAATGGACCTCGTTTTCCCCGGAGGGGCGGGAGCAGTACTGGTACACGACTCCGGGGAGAGAGGCGACAACCTCCTCTATCTTCTGCCAGTGGTCACCAGGCTCTTCCCGTGCTGCAGGAACCTCATGCGATACACCGGCATGCCGGGGATCCGGCAGTTCCAGGACAGGAAGAGAGAGCGATTCAATGGCACCGATGACCGATCCGTTCTGGTCCCGGAGGGGCATGGCCCTGCAGGACAGTTTAATGGAGGAAAGCCGGGGAATCTTCAGCCGGGTTTCGGATGCAAGGATACCTCCTTCGCATTCTTCAAGGAGAGGGTAATAGTTCCCGGCATCTGCATCGGACCGGAAAATAAGATCGACAAGGGACGGCCGCGGTTCTCCATACAGCACCCGGGAATATTCGTACTTTCCCTTGCCAAGGATCTCCGGTGCCGGTACCCCGGTCAATGTTTCCATTGCATGGTTCCAGCCGATAAGGGTACCCTCCTTATCGATCGCAAAGGTGGCATCGGGGAAAAAATTGATCAGCTCGGCCACAAGGATGCCAGGACTGGCCGGGACATTCCGGGGAGTACGCCGTTCTATTGCAAGTTTGATCCGGTTTTCCAGCCGGGCAAACTGCAACCGTGCATCCTCGCCTTTCCGGAGGTAAAAATCCACGCCGTCATCTATTGCCTGGATGGCCACGTCCTCCCTCCCTTTACCGGTAAAGAGGATAAAGGGGAGGTCGCCAAAGGTTGTTCGGACATTCCGGAGGAATTCAAGGCCATCGATCCCCGGCATCTGGAAATCGGATATGACGGCATCGTACTGCCGTACTTTTAAGGCGTCAAGGCCTTCCTGGACAGATTGTTTTGTATCAACGGAAAACTCACCCCGGTACTCCAGGAAGAGCCGGGTCAGCTCAAGGAGGGTTGCTTCATCGTCAACATAAAGAACGGAAATCATGTCCTTACCTTGGGAGACGGCTGCTGCTTACCCGGGCCAAAACAATAATGAAACTCATTGTTCTTTTCCTAAAATAAAGTGCCACTGGTTAAAGGCGCTGCGCCAATCTCTATTGCACCCAATACTTTTTATCCCAATCACTGTATCTTGGTCCCACAAATCATTGTTAATCCCTATTTCCCCCCAGACTCAATATGCCTTACGGTTTCATCTGGCCAATCAGCTGCTCGACCTCTCTGACCTGTGCTGCGGATTCCGGCGGTGCCATCTGGACAAACTTCCCAAAACAGCGGACTGCATCCCGATCTTTCCCTAAAATCCCGTACGCGGTTCCTTTGTTGAGCCAGGCATCTGCGTAATCCGGCTTCAGCGTGATTGCATGATCGTACGCTGACACGGCCTCTTCGAATTTACCGCGCCGGGCAAGCGACTCCCCTTCGCAATACCATTTTTCCGCCTCGCGCGGCCGGGATGTGTTTTCCCGGGGCAGATTTGGCAGGGGGGTTTCAAACGCAAGCGCAGTCTCAAACCGGCCCAGGGGGGCAGGAGATCCCCCGGTAGAGTACCACGCATCGGTATCTTCCGGATCCACGGTACAGACATGCCGGAACGCGGATACCGCCTCGTCAAACCGGCCAAGCTCGGCAAGCGCGTCACCCTTGTTATTCCAGATCTTTACATCCGCGGGGGCAAGTTCAAGTGCGCGGGTATACGCTGTTACCGCTTCTTCGAGCCGGCCAAGCTCGGCAAGCAAAACCCCCTTGTTGTTCCATGCCCGGGCATCGCCGGGAGAAAGTTCAAGTCCCCGGGAATACGCTGACACTGCCTCTTTTAGCCGGCCGCACCGGGCAAGTAAAGTCCCCTTGTTGTTCCATACCCGGGCATCATTGGGAGACAGTTCGAGCGCCCGGGCATATGCAGACACCGCCTCGTCAAACCGGCCAAGTTCTGCGAGGAAATCCCCTTTGTTGACCAGCGACTGGATGTTCTCCGGCTCAAGGAGGATCGAGCATTCAAAGGCGGTTACAACCTCATCGAAACACGCTGAGTCCGGCTCAACAAATACCTCCCGGGTGCTGTTCCAATCGTTATGCGCCCAGGAATCCTTCCTGCCGATGACTGCGTACTCTTCCCCGGTCAGCTCCCTGAAGACCCGCTTTAGTTCGTTTTTTATTTCCCCGAAATCGGCATACCTGTCCTCCGGCCGCCGTTTCATGCATCTCCCGATCAGCCGGTCCAGGCTCTCCGGTACCTTCGGATTTGAGGACAGGGGGCGCTCGGGGCACCCGCAGAAGATCTCATCTGGCCCATAGAAAGGCATCTTTCCCGTTGCCATCACGTAGAGCAGGACACCAAATGCATAGATATCGGATTTTGTGGATGCTGTACCGTGAAAAGAAAAGTTCTCCTTGATTTTTTGCGGGAATAATTCCGGGGGTGTAAAAGAAAAAGTCCCGGTATCGGCAGGATATTTCCCATGTACAATTCGGGGATCCTGGGGAAATGATTGTGCTATACCGAAATCCCGGATCTTATAGCAGTGTCCGAACCTGAAGACGGGATTTTTCTGCACCATCACGCTGGAAGGCCTGATGCTGCCATGAAACGTCTCCAGCTTCTCATGGGCATATTCCATACCCGTACAGAACTGGATGGCGAAGTCCAGCGTTTTTTCGAGAGGAAAAGATTTCAGGTACTGCCTGAGGACCCCGTTCCCGGTATATTCAGAAAACAACAGGGGCCTGCCATCGACCATCTCTACAAAATCGGCAAAAACGATATTGGTATGGTGACCGAGGCTCACCCACTCGTCTGCCCCGTCCATGAAGTCTTGGACGGCACCCGCATCATTCACGAGATTATCCGGTACGGTTATGATCGAGAGTGTTTTCTTTGCTGTTTGGTCCCGTGCAGTATAGGTAACATACTGGTCGCTTTTGGTTATTTCCAGGAGTTCATAACGGTTTTTTACGAGATACCCGGCAGTCCAGGCTCGGGACGAGGCAGGGTGGCTCCGGGGGGGGTCCTCGCTCTCAAAAAAGAGATCAACAATTTTTTGACGCCAACCCATCGCCGATCAAAGGTAAATTCCTTTTTCAGAGACAATATATCTTTTGATGTAAATGCCAGAATAATGCCAGAAAAATAAAATAAAAGGCCGACTTGAAATAGTTCTCCCCACTCATCAGGGGAATATGCCAGTAAGTGTATAATTGTCACACAGGGGTAACGATGTATGAAATTATCACAGAAGATTATTTTAACCCCTGCACCAGATACACAAAAACATGGGTACTGATCTCCTGACAATTATTGTCTTTACTGTACCGATCTTTATCTCCCTTGAATTTATTCTCGTGATTATCCCCGCCTTGATGAATCGGGCAAAAGTCAAACAGAAGCTTCAGTCCCCACCCGATATCCCTGATATTCTCTGCAGGCCCCTCACTCCGGAAGATCGGCTCCTCATGCGGTCCTGGTATGTAGACCGGAGCGATTCCCGCAGTTATATCCGGCAGCCGCTAAACATTTACCCGTCGTCAGTACCTTTCAGGAAGGCACAAAAAGGCAGTACCGGTTCGGATATTCCCCTGCAGGCCGCACCAGGAGCAACAGGTCCGGGACCGGCTAATGATTGGATGGCCATCAACAAGGCCAACGGGAAGATCCAGAATGCAAACAATGCCATTGTGAATGCAAACCGGGCAATAAGCGAGGCAAATGCGGCAATCGAGCGGGCAAACGTCGCAGACCTGGCATGGATGGACTCGCTTGCAGATATCGATCCGCTTGTTTTAGTGGCAAAAAGATAATTTTTACAAAGACACCACCGCAAAAATACTATAATATTTTTCTCTGGCCGGGTTTTGATAAGTCGACGATTGATTTGATATTATTACAGAGGTGAAAAATCCCTCATAAACCGCGAAACTTATCAGGATCCCATTATCCAAGAAAAGATCTTAATGAAGGAGTAACATCCGGACATTTCTGGAAAAGTCAATATGGACTTCGTGCGCAAGCAGTGGATTCCTGAAATTGATGTAAGGGAATTAATGAGATAATAACCGATTAATCGGGAATTTGTAAAAAAAGATAGAGTCGCGAGTTGGCAATTCCGAGAAAAATTCACCAATGTCATCGAACATTCCAGGAAAAATTTGGCAACGTTATCGATAATATTTTCCAAAAAAATCCGGTTGAGATCCGGCGTTTGCGGGAAAATTCCTGTCCAGCCCGTGAGAGGTGTACTGATCCTCCAGAGATATAATCCGGGTTATGCCATTCCGGGCCCGTATGGGCCACGTTTTAAAAAAGCCTAAATTGGCTCTATTTTTTAAATCGGATAAAAAAATTGTTTGTTTTTTCGCGTTTTTGGGCCGCTTATGGGCATTATATGGGGCTCAATTCGGGCGTATTTTGGTTTAAAAAAAAGGCTTATTAAGGTGAGAAATTTCGAGAGGGACAATCAGATGAGGTTACGGGCTTATTTTTTTAGGGTCGGGATAAGCTGCCCTGTCAGTGCTATTCCCGTGGTCGATCTTTTCCAAGAACAGGAAAACCGGCCATCAGGAAATCTTCTCCCACCAACACTCACTCTATCACGTACTTTATCTAATTTTCCGTGAAAAGTAATCCAGAATAGTTGATACACGGCCATTCCATCGGCCAGGAAAAGAAATACATGGACGAGAATCCCGAGGATCCGATCTACATCATCCCGGATCATTCCATCCGGTCAGTGCTCAACCGGTACCCAGAATTAGAGCATCTCTTTGAATCCTACGGTCTTGCCGAACTCAAAGATGCTCCGAGCCGATCGAAAAACGCAGTGTACCTCACCCTTGCCGATGCGCTCTGTGACAAAAAAATCGATTGTATCGGGTTTATAGCTCTCGCAAAGGAACATGTTGTCGCATACCGCACGCCCAAGAACAAAACGCTTGCTGCCCGTAGCTACAACCAGCGTGACCTGCAGTTTCTGGGTCTCATGCCCTGCCCGGTCAAGATCCCTTTTGATTCTGCGTTTGCGCAGTTTATATCCCGTAAGTGGCGCGGGAACCCCCCGTTCTCGTACCTCATCGAGTCCAACGCGAACAACCAGCTTGCCTACTATAACCACATCCCGGCATTTAAGAACCTTTCCGATATGCCGGATATCGTAATCTCCCCGGGCCTGAACGGGTACTATCACCGGTTTTTCTTTGACCATTTCCGAAAGAAAAAGTATTTTTCCGATGTCATGGAACACGCGGATATACCCTATGATAACTTCGATCTCCGCGACCCGGATGGGTACTACTCAATGCTGGGCGCAAACATCGATGTCATGGTAGTAGACAATACCAGGATCGGGGACCGGAAGATCCCAGAGCGCTGGACCGATCTGCTCCTGCCGGAATTCCAGGAATCTGTTGCGATCCGTGGACAGGACGGGTTTTTCTGCGAGACCGTGCTCCTCACGCTCTACAAGGAGACCGGCCTTTCCGGCGTTCGCACGCTTGCCCGGTCGATCGCCTCCGCGGTTCATCCTGCGCAGATGGTCAAAAATGCCGGCTCAAAGGCCGGTGGGGCAGCAGTCTCGATCATGCCGCTTTTCTTTGCCAACCTTGCAAAGAAAACAAAGGATGTCACCATTGTCTGGCCTGATGACGGCGCCATTGTAAGCCCCGTTACCATGATTGTCAAACGAAAACACCGAGAGGATCTTGATCCACTCATCTCGTATCTTGCCGGAAAAGAGACCGGATCGCTTCTCTCTGGCGTACACTTCCCGAGCATGGCAGCAGGTGCCGCGCCGTGCGTCCCCCGTGATGCCGCTTTCAACTGGATCGGCTGGGATTACATACGGGAGCACGATATCGGCGAGGAGACCGAGATGCTTGGCCGCGAATTTGCTGCGATCTATAACGGAAAATCCCCATGAAACTGATCACCGTTGCCGGCCCGCCTTCGTCCGGGAAAACTGCGGTCATCCTCCATATCATAAAAGCAGCGCAGGCTGCCGGGGTCCGTGCAGGTGTGGCCAAATTTGACTGTATCTCGTCTGATGACCCGGCAACTTACCGGAAAGCGCAGATCCCGGTGAGCACCGGTTTATCGGGAGGTCTCTGCCCCGATCATTTCTTTGTGGCAAACATCGAAGCCTGCGTAATATGGGGAAAACGTGAGGGGTTCGATCTCCTGGTCACGGAAAGCGCCGGTCTCTGCTGCCGGTGCTCGCCTCATATCCGGGGCATTACAGCACTTTGCGTCATCGATGTCCTTTCCGGGGTAAACACGCCAAAAAAGATTGGGCCTATGCTCAAACTCGCAGATATTGTTGTGATCACCAAGGGCGATATCGTTTCCCAAGCCGAACGCGAGGTCTTTACCTTTCGGGTCTCGCGTTCGAATCCCCGGGCCGGGATCGTGATGATGAACGGCCTCACTGGCCAGGGAAACACGAGCCTGATGCGGCACCTTCACGAAATCCCGGACGCGGACTCGCTTGAAGGCTCGGAACTCCGGTTTGCAATGCCGGCTGCGCTCTGTTCCTACTGCCTAGGGGAGACCCGGGTGGGCGACACCTACCAGATAGGAAATGTCCGCCGGATGGAGTTTCCTTCCGGGAGCGGGGAACAATGAGGGGGTGGCGGTACGGGAATTGCTGAGGTCCGGTCGCTCACGATCACCGGTGGCAGGGACAAGTCCGGGCAGGAAGAGGGTGGTGCAATCACCTGCCGGGCTGGCGAAGTGACCTGCATTGTAGGTCCTACCGGCTCGGGAAAGAGCCGGTTTTTAGCTGACATCGAGTCGCTTGCGCAGGGCGACACGGTTACCGGGCGCCGTATCCTCATCAACGGTGCTCCCGTTGCCCCATCAGCTGTACAATCCACGGGGCAGAAACTGGTGGCCCAGCTCTCGCAGCAGATGAATTTTGTTGTGGACCTTTCCGTAGAAGAGTTCCTTTTGCTCCATGCAGAATCCCGGCTCAGCCCGGATCCGGACGGGATAGTCCGGGCCATACTTGTAGCAGCAAACAATTTGAGCGGTGAGAAATTTACCGGGAGTGTATCGGTCACCCAGCTGAGCGGCGGGCAGTCCCGGGCGCTGATGATTGCCGATACTGCCCTCCTGAGCTCCTCGCCCATTGTCCTCATCGACGAGATCGAGAACGCTGGGATAGACCGGAGAAAAGCGCTCGAACTTCTGGTACAAAAGGAGAAGATCACGTTTATTGCCACGCACGACCCCGTGCTCGCCCTCATTGGATCCCGGCGCCTCTGGTTCCGGGACGGCGGCATTGCCGGGATCATAGTGCCCGACAAACAGGAGCGGGAATCGGCAGCATATGTCCGGCAGATGGATGAGCAGTGGGCCCGGTGGCGCGAGATGATAAGGAACGGGAAGTTACTTCATATCGATCCTGACGGCAGATAAATACACGGGCGATTCCCAAAAGGGAATTTAATTACAGCGATCTACAAAAGAGGGATATATTCAGGTATTGCCAAAGGCGTCTTTGTGCGCTACGATATAATCCATGAATGATGCTGCCTCTTTTGGATGACCGGATGTTTTCAGAAGCACGATGTAATTGTCCATGCCGTACTGGGGTAGGGGAACTTCGGAGAGATTATCACCGGTTCTTGCCTGCTGCATGGAGTAATCCGACATCCAGATACTGGTTGCATCTGCCGAAGAATTGGCAACTGCTGCATATGCCTCGGGAACCCCTGATACCATGAACGGTGTTACGGAAGCATTCGCGTCGGCAACAATATACCCTGCAAGACATCCTCCCGGGGCCGCGTATTTAGTCTGGTTGACCATCGCAACCCTCTTCCCGGATATATCTGCGAGAGAGTGGATCGCGCTTCCCTGAGGGACTACGAGAACTGCTTCAGTGGTATAGAGATAGTCACTATTGACCACAAAACCGCCTGACAGGAGGGTCTCTAATCCTGTCAGGTTGAACAGGGGATACTGCTTTTCTATAATGATCAGGTCTGGGGTCTGATTTCCACTGAGGATTTCGTCAACCATAGCCTGCCGGCCTTTCACACTGATCAGGTTGATCTGCGTGGTGTGACTTTTGCCGTAATCCGTGGCCAGATGGGTCAGGGTGGAGCTCATACCCTGATCGTACGGCATCATCACGGTGAGTACAACTGGCGAAGATCCCGGGACAGTGGACGTTGTTGCATAGAGTGCGATCCCGACACAGACCACACAGATTGCAACAAGACCAATGATTAAAAGGCGATCCCGTGACAAGACTGAATTCCTTTCAGCGGGATGATGTTATACTTTACCAGCAACAATACGAGCACAATCCCGGCGGCGACTGCTGCTGCTCCCGCAACAAACAGGGTCGGGTTTCCGGATGCGGCAGAATAGATCGTTGTCTCGGTCATGCCGCCACAGGTGTTTCCAATGCACATAGTTAACAGAATGTAATTTGTAACCATATGTTTTAAATTTTATGACAGGTAGTTGCAATTCTTTGGTGAACTTTTCAGATAGCCAAAACAAAAGTTTTCGGTAACTGAATTAACACACCTGAATTATGGATGATTTGGAGAGAAAACTGGTCTTTTTTTGCCGGGTATGGAAATGGTCTGGCAGAAAATTATTTTGCAAAAATGGGAAAAATAGTGTTTCCATGACGAGACAAAATATGTTCCAGTCATGGTAACCGGCTTAATAGCCAAGTATGTCGTTATCCGATCTTTTTTCACTTACTACAAATCAGGGCTTAATCGGAATTTTCACCTTTGAGACCATCTGGCCGGTGGTTGTATCAACCTCTATGATGATATCCTTACCCACATTGGCTGGGTTCATAAGGGATTCTGCCCACCATGTAGGCCACTGTGAACCATGACCCGTTGTGGCAAACAGCATCCCCGCCCCGCTCTGCGATCCGATAATCTGCAGGTTGGTCACATTAATATACATCGATGAGCCCGGAGCAAATGCCGGAACACCAATAGTCCCATCGGTAACATTCAGCCATGCATTGCCGTTTGCATCGGTGATCAATGATTTGTTCAAAATTACCGCAGTCCTGTCCAGACCTTCGCCGAATTCACTGCTCGGTGTAAGGGTAATGACAAGCTGCTTTGTAGTGAGCGTGTCCCCACCATTGTGGTACAGGACGAGACCGCTGGACTGGCTGAAGCTTCCCTGGATAGTTGCCTGCGGGGGCTTATCGCTCGTCTTTGCCATGCCACCGGCAAAGGCGCTGACAAGTGCAGCGATGATGATCGTCACTACGAGCATCAGCATCACGCCAACAACCGGAGAGACCGCATTTTCTCTTGAATGTTTCATGATTTCATCCCTCCACGATCACGTTCTTCTGCAGGATCGTCTTTCCGGTGGGTATATGGATGACCCTGACCGAGACCGTGTCCCCGGGCATGAGAACGTTCCAGTTGCTGCCGAGAACCGCCATCATTTCATCGGTTTCGCCGGGCTGGAAGTTGTAGGTTGCACCGTCACCCCCATAGGAGTATGAATAGGGTGCGGTGTTGATCCCGTAGCCTACGGGGAAAGCTGTTCCGGCCTGATCTCCTACGGGTCCCTCTCCCTGGCCGAACGGTTCTGCATACATGGTGGTACCTGACACGAGGTTATAATTCCCAAACCATTGTTGGGCACTGCCCCTTGAGTCGCCAGGTGCAAGATTGTACGAGCTACCCAGTGTGGCTCCTGCCGGCGGGTCGTACGGCTGCCATGGCCACGAGGTTCCATTGACACCTGTTCCGTATCCCAGGGGGGAGTTAAACTGCCAGACTCCGTATTCCATGAATGTGCATGGCTGGTACGTCAGGTTCGTGTTGGTAGTCCCGGGCAGAATCGTTGCACCGCCGGTTACCTGGGTTCCGTTACTTAGCGTTTTACTCCACAAAGTTACAATCTTGAGATTCTGGGTTGAGATACCCGATTCCACACCAATGACCTTGGCGGAGAAATGGCTTCCCGACCAATAGCCGTTGTTGGCAATACTAATATCCATGTCAAGGGTCGGGGCCTTCTGGTTGTTACCGCCAATCAGTCCGCCGGAAAACCCGCTGACCACCGCTGCGATGATGATCGTGACCACGAGCATCAGCATCACGCCTACCACCGGGGAGACAGCCCAGTCATTTCCTGATTTTATGTTTTTTCCCTTTTGTGCACGTGCGATATACATGGTTGTCCGACCTCCCTCTACGGCGTGATCGTCACGTCGGTCCGCGATATCGTGTCGCCACTCTGGTCAGATACAGTGAGCGAGAACGTCTTTCCAACATTGTTCGGGTTCACAAATACGAGGTTCCAGAATGCAGTCTTTGATCCGTCGTAGCCCCAGCCGGTGCCCAGCCATTTTATGGCATATACGTCATTATTTCCCGTACATGCATAGGAATCCCCAATGTATCCGTATGTACCGGAATAAGATGACCCCCTGTCGCATGGGGCCACCGCAGGCTGGAAATACTGGGGATCGATGTAGGTCCGGTTGATATACAGGGAGTCGCCGGCCTTGAATGAGGTAAGATTCGAGGTACCATCCGGATTTTTCAAAGCATTGCCGTTTGCATCCGTAATAATAGATGTGTTGAGCACCTGCGTAGTCACGGCACTGAGGCCCTGTCCGAACTCCGGGTTATCCGAGACCGTAAACATTAGGGACGTTGCTGCAAGCGGATCGCCACCCGCATGGGTGATCGTCATACCTCCGGACTGGCTGTATGTGGCCTGGATCGTTGCCTGCGGTGCTTTCTTCTGACCTGATATCATGCCCCCGGCAAACCCGCTGACCACTGCCGCAATGATGATCGTCACCACAAGCATCAGCATTACACCGACCACAGGGGATACCGCGTGATCGCCGTACTTTTTCTGAGTATAAGATTTTTCCTGTCTCATGGTCACGCCGCCCCTGTCACTACGACATCCTTATCGAAGATCGCTTTGCCACTGGGGATATGAATGATCCGCACATTCACGATATCTCCGGGCCGTAGGTTCTCCCATCCAAGACCAAGTACTGCCTGTGTGGGATCGACATAGCTTGAAGTGAAATAGTTGCTGGAGTAGGCAAACGGTGAACTTACCCCATAACCGTTTGTACTGCTAGTTGCTCCCGCTTCACCACCAACATAGGCCCAGCTTACGGCCCCGGATGGCTGTGCGTAGAGGTTGGTCCCCGACTGCAGGGAATAGTTACCGAAATTCTGCAGGAATGTCGGCATCGTAGGGTTAACATCACTGATCGTTGTCGATCCATTAATGCCAGCACCGAACCCGAACGGTGCTATAGCATTATAGGTGCCAGTCCCAGCCATGTGATTGGCATTCAGGGTCAGGGGAACGGATGTGTTGCCGCCCGTGAATGTCGCACCAATGGCAGTATTACTCGCTACAGAACCTGAAGGATATCCCGGATCATACTTTTTGGTAGTCGACCACGAGGTAACGATCTTGAGATCCTTGGTCTGGATAGGGTCGCTGACACCGGTCACGGTCGCAAAGAACCCGCTCCCGACCCAGCTCCCCATGTTGATAATCTTCACATTCATGGAGAGGGTCGGGGCCTTCTGGGTGCTCCCCCCAACCAATCCCCCGGCAAACCCGCTGACCACTGCCGCAATGATGATCGTCACCACAAGCATCAGCATCACCCCAATAACCGGCGAGACTGCCACGTCTCCATTTTTTTTCGATATACGTTTCAGATAATGCATGTTTTCCCTCTTCAGAGATCTATATGCAGTGGTGGATCAATTTCATGGGATCAAACCACCATGCCAGCACTGCTATTGTAATTGTCAATATTTAACAATTATCATTTGTTAATTGTTTGACATTTATAATCATTTAAACTATTCATCAAAGAATCAGCTGTGGAAAGA
Proteins encoded in this window:
- a CDS encoding substrate-binding domain-containing protein — encoded protein: MSRDRLLIIGLVAICVVCVGIALYATTSTVPGSSPVVLTVMMPYDQGMSSTLTHLATDYGKSHTTQINLISVKGRQAMVDEILSGNQTPDLIIIEKQYPLFNLTGLETLLSGGFVVNSDYLYTTEAVLVVPQGSAIHSLADISGKRVAMVNQTKYAAPGGCLAGYIVADANASVTPFMVSGVPEAYAAVANSSADATSIWMSDYSMQQARTGDNLSEVPLPQYGMDNYIVLLKTSGHPKEAASFMDYIVAHKDAFGNT
- a CDS encoding type IV pilin N-terminal domain-containing protein; protein product: MRQEKSYTQKKYGDHAVSPVVGVMLMLVVTIIIAAVVSGFAGGMISGQKKAPQATIQATYSQSGGMTITHAGGDPLAATSLMFTVSDNPEFGQGLSAVTTQVLNTSIITDANGNALKNPDGTSNLTSFKAGDSLYINRTYIDPQYFQPAVAPCDRGSSYSGTYGYIGDSYACTGNNDVYAIKWLGTGWGYDGSKTAFWNLVFVNPNNVGKTFSLTVSDQSGDTISRTDVTITP
- a CDS encoding protein kinase family protein, translated to MGWRQKIVDLFFESEDPPRSHPASSRAWTAGYLVKNRYELLEITKSDQYVTYTARDQTAKKTLSIITVPDNLVNDAGAVQDFMDGADEWVSLGHHTNIVFADFVEMVDGRPLLFSEYTGNGVLRQYLKSFPLEKTLDFAIQFCTGMEYAHEKLETFHGSIRPSSVMVQKNPVFRFGHCYKIRDFGIAQSFPQDPRIVHGKYPADTGTFSFTPPELFPQKIKENFSFHGTASTKSDIYAFGVLLYVMATGKMPFYGPDEIFCGCPERPLSSNPKVPESLDRLIGRCMKRRPEDRYADFGEIKNELKRVFRELTGEEYAVIGRKDSWAHNDWNSTREVFVEPDSACFDEVVTAFECSILLEPENIQSLVNKGDFLAELGRFDEAVSAYARALELSPNDARVWNNKGTLLARCGRLKEAVSAYSRGLELSPGDARAWNNKGVLLAELGRLEEAVTAYTRALELAPADVKIWNNKGDALAELGRFDEAVSAFRHVCTVDPEDTDAWYSTGGSPAPLGRFETALAFETPLPNLPRENTSRPREAEKWYCEGESLARRGKFEEAVSAYDHAITLKPDYADAWLNKGTAYGILGKDRDAVRCFGKFVQMAPPESAAQVREVEQLIGQMKP
- a CDS encoding type IV pilin N-terminal domain-containing protein → MKHSRENAVSPVVGVMLMLVVTIIIAALVSAFAGGMAKTSDKPPQATIQGSFSQSSGLVLYHNGGDTLTTKQLVITLTPSSEFGEGLDRTAVILNKSLITDANGNAWLNVTDGTIGVPAFAPGSSMYINVTNLQIIGSQSGAGMLFATTGHGSQWPTWWAESLMNPANVGKDIIIEVDTTTGQMVSKVKIPIKP
- a CDS encoding ABC transporter substrate-binding protein, whose product is MDENPEDPIYIIPDHSIRSVLNRYPELEHLFESYGLAELKDAPSRSKNAVYLTLADALCDKKIDCIGFIALAKEHVVAYRTPKNKTLAARSYNQRDLQFLGLMPCPVKIPFDSAFAQFISRKWRGNPPFSYLIESNANNQLAYYNHIPAFKNLSDMPDIVISPGLNGYYHRFFFDHFRKKKYFSDVMEHADIPYDNFDLRDPDGYYSMLGANIDVMVVDNTRIGDRKIPERWTDLLLPEFQESVAIRGQDGFFCETVLLTLYKETGLSGVRTLARSIASAVHPAQMVKNAGSKAGGAAVSIMPLFFANLAKKTKDVTIVWPDDGAIVSPVTMIVKRKHREDLDPLISYLAGKETGSLLSGVHFPSMAAGAAPCVPRDAAFNWIGWDYIREHDIGEETEMLGREFAAIYNGKSP
- a CDS encoding type IV pilin; its protein translation is MYIARAQKGKNIKSGNDWAVSPVVGVMLMLVVTIIIAAVVSGFSGGLIGGNNQKAPTLDMDISIANNGYWSGSHFSAKVIGVESGISTQNLKIVTLWSKTLSNGTQVTGGATILPGTTNTNLTYQPCTFMEYGVWQFNSPLGYGTGVNGTSWPWQPYDPPAGATLGSSYNLAPGDSRGSAQQWFGNYNLVSGTTMYAEPFGQGEGPVGDQAGTAFPVGYGINTAPYSYSYGGDGATYNFQPGETDEMMAVLGSNWNVLMPGDTVSVRVIHIPTGKTILQKNVIVEG
- a CDS encoding GTP-binding protein — protein: MKLITVAGPPSSGKTAVILHIIKAAQAAGVRAGVAKFDCISSDDPATYRKAQIPVSTGLSGGLCPDHFFVANIEACVIWGKREGFDLLVTESAGLCCRCSPHIRGITALCVIDVLSGVNTPKKIGPMLKLADIVVITKGDIVSQAEREVFTFRVSRSNPRAGIVMMNGLTGQGNTSLMRHLHEIPDADSLEGSELRFAMPAALCSYCLGETRVGDTYQIGNVRRMEFPSGSGEQ
- a CDS encoding ATP-binding cassette domain-containing protein; protein product: MTCRAGEVTCIVGPTGSGKSRFLADIESLAQGDTVTGRRILINGAPVAPSAVQSTGQKLVAQLSQQMNFVVDLSVEEFLLLHAESRLSPDPDGIVRAILVAANNLSGEKFTGSVSVTQLSGGQSRALMIADTALLSSSPIVLIDEIENAGIDRRKALELLVQKEKITFIATHDPVLALIGSRRLWFRDGGIAGIIVPDKQERESAAYVRQMDEQWARWREMIRNGKLLHIDPDGR
- a CDS encoding type IV pilin N-terminal domain-containing protein, with product MAVSPVIGVMLMLVVTIIIAAVVSGFAGGLVGGSTQKAPTLSMNVKIINMGSWVGSGFFATVTGVSDPIQTKDLKIVTSWSTTKKYDPGYPSGSVASNTAIGATFTGGNTSVPLTLNANHMAGTGTYNAIAPFGFGAGINGSTTISDVNPTMPTFLQNFGNYSLQSGTNLYAQPSGAVSWAYVGGEAGATSSTNGYGVSSPFAYSSNYFTSSYVDPTQAVLGLGWENLRPGDIVNVRIIHIPSGKAIFDKDVVVTGAA